The Paenibacillus macerans genome includes a window with the following:
- a CDS encoding cytochrome (ubi)quinol oxidase subunit III — MTTPHAHQAAGALPHEPEKATLEGRNKILAFWLFLGGEAVLFGTLFATFLTLRNQVADGPSAAELFSLPMTAAATFILLVSSLTSVFAIQAMHRGDQKKLATWLAVTVVLGLAFLVLEIYEFYEYVHRDEYGMTTSAFSSAFYTLVGFHGAHVLFGILWISLLIGQLFKKGLTVVTAPKVYVSAIYWHFIDVVWVFIFTVVYLLGKVV; from the coding sequence ATGACGACACCACATGCGCATCAGGCTGCGGGCGCTTTGCCTCATGAGCCGGAGAAGGCGACGCTGGAAGGACGCAATAAAATCCTGGCCTTCTGGTTGTTTCTCGGCGGCGAGGCGGTCCTGTTCGGCACGCTGTTCGCCACCTTCCTGACTTTGCGGAACCAAGTCGCCGACGGACCGTCGGCGGCCGAATTGTTCAGCCTGCCGATGACGGCGGCCGCGACGTTTATCCTGCTGGTGAGCAGCTTGACGAGCGTATTTGCCATCCAGGCGATGCACCGCGGCGATCAAAAGAAGCTGGCGACCTGGCTGGCCGTCACGGTCGTGCTCGGCTTGGCGTTCCTCGTCCTGGAAATTTACGAGTTTTACGAATACGTACATCGCGATGAATACGGCATGACGACGAGCGCGTTCAGCTCGGCCTTTTATACGCTGGTCGGGTTCCACGGGGCTCACGTTTTGTTCGGTATTCTTTGGATCTCGCTGTTGATCGGTCAGCTGTTCAAAAAAGGCCTCACCGTCGTAACGGCGCCGAAGGTGTACGTATCGGCCATTTACTGGCACTTTATCGACGTTGTATGGGTGTTCATTTTCACGGTCGTCTACCTGCTCGGAAAGGTGGTATAA
- a CDS encoding cytochrome C oxidase subunit IV family protein, giving the protein MVSQETNGTQAVKRHQRHEGPQKHIIAFVFSIVLTLIAFAAVAAGGVNAAFTVILLLVMAVLQVLVQLGYWMHMKDKGHMIPILFMFGGFFVAFTAVIAALYWMWW; this is encoded by the coding sequence ATGGTGAGCCAGGAAACAAACGGCACGCAAGCGGTCAAACGCCATCAGCGGCATGAGGGCCCGCAGAAGCATATCATCGCTTTCGTGTTCTCCATCGTTTTGACCTTGATCGCTTTCGCGGCGGTCGCCGCCGGCGGAGTGAACGCGGCGTTTACCGTCATTCTGCTGCTGGTGATGGCGGTGCTGCAGGTGCTTGTGCAACTGGGATACTGGATGCACATGAAGGATAAGGGCCACATGATCCCGATCCTGTTTATGTTCGGGGGATTCTTTGTCGCTTTTACCGCGGTCATTGCCGCTTTAT